The following nucleotide sequence is from Gymnodinialimonas phycosphaerae.
TAGAAACAGGTTCTTCAGTTTAAGTGAGCATCCCAAATATTGCTCTTCACCACTGCGCGACGCTTTGGCCGAGAACACCTGATAGCCGGATCGAAGAAGAAGCCGCAGCCCTGTCGGATCGTAGGTCCAGACAACATCTTCGCCGTGGGCTTCCAGATGTTCGATCAAAGAGACGACAGCGCGCGACACAAAGGAGTGCCGTGATTTTTCCAGCCGCGCATCCAGCGCCACCAGCAGGTCATCAAGCTCTTGTGTGAGGCTGGAAATTGTCGTGGCGGCAATCGCATCAATGGCACGGCTCAATTCGGCCGCATCCACCGGCGTGCAAGGCCCTTCGAATATCCGCCGATCCGACATGGCGCGCGAGGCGGAAATTGCATTGGCAACGTTCCGCGCCCCGGTCGCGATTGCCTCGATGCTTTGCGCGCCTTCGCCCGAGACGATGCGCTCGGCCACCGCGCGGCCAAGATCCGGAAGACCCGACAGGCTCCAGACGAGCGCAACAGGGTCCTTTGGAAGGCTCTTCCGGGTCGCTTCGAACCTGGCAAGTTTTATCATTGCTTCGGCACTGGCCGGATCCATGGCGCCGATTTTCCCGGATAATGCGTGACTGGCCCAATGGGCGCTGCCAAAGATGATCTCGATGTTTGCGGAAATGCCCTGACCCGACAGCGTTTTCAGGATGGACGCTCGGATCTCCGGGATTTCTTCGGGCGGATTTGCCAGCTCATCCACCCGGTTCACGAAAATGATCACGTCACGGGTTGGGATGTTGGCGACCAACCGGATCAGGGCCAGATCAACGGTGGAGAGCGCTTGGCTGGCGGACAGGACCACAACGCAAAGCCTGCTCCCACGGATGGCATTCACCGTGATCTGTTCTCGCACCATGAACGTGTCATTCACACCCGGCGTGTCGCGCAGACACAACTTCAACGGCAGTGCGGGTTTGCTGACAAATAGATCTGCCGACTTCGTGATATCGGCGAAGCGGCCTTGGGTCTTGTCGGCATTGGTATCGAGATCAAACTCGTCGCCAAGGCAGACATACCGTTGGATCAGCTCTTCATCGATATAGCGGTATTCATGGGTTTGCCCCAGCAGTTGCTCGAAACTGGCCCCAAGGCGCGCGCGGGATTTCTGTCGCATGTCGTTCAATTGCTGGCGCACTTTTTCCAGCTCTTTATCCGCACCCGCTCGGCTTGCAAGCTCGCCCACACGCCCGCCGGTGTTCAGCAGGTTGCGCCATTCTTCTTCCGCAAAGAACCGAAAACATGCGTGCTGATTGGCCGGCGCGAGTGTGGGTGACAAATGCAGGGACGTCACCACGGAGGTCCACGGATTGACGTCAGCAGGCAGCAGATTGCCCATCCCAGTCACCGCGTTGACGAGCGATGTCTTACCCGCTTTGACCTGCCCAATGAACGTGACCGACGGTTCGAAATCCCGAAGTTGGCCGTGCAGTTTCTGGATTGCCCCTAGATTGGCGTCGTCCCCGGCTTCTTGCAGGTTTTGCAACGCCACATCGAGGTTGCGCAGATCGCTGACCAGCGGATCAAGCCCGTGGAACAGGTCTTTTTCGAGAGACGGCCCGCTGACGGGCGGCGAGATTTTGCGGTCGTGGTGCATTTCAGACGGTCTCCCAACCCAAGGCTTTCTCAAACGCCACGCGCAACTGGAACAACAGGGCTGCGGTGTCCTGGGCCTGCTCAGCCTGGCCTTCTATTTCAAGCAGGATAATCATGTCGCCGATGTCTTCGATTGTTGATTTCAGGGTTTGAGCGGACGCGACGTCCTCTGGCCAATTCGCGGCGCGGTG
It contains:
- a CDS encoding dynamin family protein, with product MHHDRKISPPVSGPSLEKDLFHGLDPLVSDLRNLDVALQNLQEAGDDANLGAIQKLHGQLRDFEPSVTFIGQVKAGKTSLVNAVTGMGNLLPADVNPWTSVVTSLHLSPTLAPANQHACFRFFAEEEWRNLLNTGGRVGELASRAGADKELEKVRQQLNDMRQKSRARLGASFEQLLGQTHEYRYIDEELIQRYVCLGDEFDLDTNADKTQGRFADITKSADLFVSKPALPLKLCLRDTPGVNDTFMVREQITVNAIRGSRLCVVVLSASQALSTVDLALIRLVANIPTRDVIIFVNRVDELANPPEEIPEIRASILKTLSGQGISANIEIIFGSAHWASHALSGKIGAMDPASAEAMIKLARFEATRKSLPKDPVALVWSLSGLPDLGRAVAERIVSGEGAQSIEAIATGARNVANAISASRAMSDRRIFEGPCTPVDAAELSRAIDAIAATTISSLTQELDDLLVALDARLEKSRHSFVSRAVVSLIEHLEAHGEDVVWTYDPTGLRLLLRSGYQVFSAKASRSGEEQYLGCSLKLKNLFLENFALSQVGFDLESPPLPMPGVPVTLGQTIALDIKGGWWTRWWRRKRSYAAYGEEFRALVDAEIAPMVETIKAELATSFSQALTSELEEFIVGQRNVFLSLAQRSQADLADVRHQQDDAFDQRNASLNEARSILMDFGRTESGKAHR